The Dioscorea cayenensis subsp. rotundata cultivar TDr96_F1 chromosome 19, TDr96_F1_v2_PseudoChromosome.rev07_lg8_w22 25.fasta, whole genome shotgun sequence genome includes a window with the following:
- the LOC120249842 gene encoding protein TIME FOR COFFEE-like isoform X2 — protein MERNREARRGSMPVMNGGLPRRRQRSSSLRDSPEEDGAIDMQETGRLRERASKKERDRERLSRNKRRRGDRMMHGSNREEGADTSDGSLDEDDDEEEEEAPNVRLPPSAPSMPASSSSLPPSNHLRKSFPAKVVRAPAVWKADEMIGVPIPRKARSGTAKRSHDCWASGGGSGGGASGEASHRQPPPTSPARPPHPSSGPMSPSSSNASVRKKIKPISGSKPQRPPKTAKSSSIQDLEIEVAEVLFGMNRQPQPKSEGHKLDSKEANGSGNDAKSRVSSPISNSQATGSSQAPAPTLPNSSSNPAPMAVTAPKRKRPRPVKFEDESSTSPVSSTANASVPPASATKPDSQVVVKTESSSPRTEKTMASPMNDNAGGLLDHGLPQVAPSVTSADRLQESSKPDADSVADSAGRDRMVVTDENVPLVKQPALDVNLDDVPEKDDPVTENRKEEKFSIDLMAPPPGKLSPERDGFPDLSSDSKPVDSEMKLKMELSGRQEEKREVKPESTEMLHAGRKERTLDLQLDLDKHGKEVASSSKQQGQKQQTKPSGKLEAKPDSKPVANANASGSVPVPLQVGTWPSNVPPFGYMGHVPPLPAVLPIDGSSGSSKTMQAPNFASGQSRPSRCVTHCYIAKNIFYHQQIAKMNPFWPAAAGTVPLYGAKPYNLNAIPPSESTSIPANSLQANFPGRNSGALPDKGSHPSREKSSTAANTQIDSAQRKQHPMQQLTPPASHGPAFIFSLNQQAAGAAASVIRSAAPKSTPGIASAASSSSTANFGVANSGSGGPAATVNFNYAMPVNEAHYLAILQNNAYPFQIPGAVGTPPSYRGGAPVQALPFFNGSFYSSQMLHPSQLQQQPPPQQASHTQHGHQNQSTSSGSSSSQKHHPQQPQQRVTAGAAAPSTAGLSTPSHPSSKPKQHLLPHQSRHLEGETGCEDSPSTADSRTSQAGQKAVPGQNFAMPIHPPNFALISPAAAALGGSVTHTDKQSSQQPPLKVELNPSQTFGMSFTSLGGNAVAAGAPPCLDFSSLAQNHAIFQSLPEAARHGYQINAAAAVASAQAAQHLKKSPQMLEERRTGGESTSAMVGVEEDRKALATSKVMNVPQQSLSFSRPDNNSSMPSILGNSVIDNSRTLTLISTNVNGGGISHRVSNSVLSSPPATGAGGSQPCQQQQAFINIQKQQQLQHHLASRTKSLSSSNNTGIYSERMPSGSAVSKFPPALAGFPQALMQSSSASHSAQWKGSTKSTTNAASSSHPAQSSVKTSISQQQSRISQQSVTPQVHQTQISFGVNSPKMAAPAGQQLTGGNSMSSLSSAPTSIMVGSPQNSAASKGSAGGSPRASANAKSGPQMPTTSLPLAQQASSKGSPSSSSRKSSPVSNRNVPSILGQPHISSSQSSSTNKHQHQPPHQKQPYPQPQLFFNNTYMPTQSSQSNASAAAAAAAAASAAVAASYYHRRPSEQQPVQGPNLVASSTGMLSLCPSTLSLIGSPVTVDPTKAVAAATNMKGLQQAGLLQHPGAASFPYIHGMPSVSIKPAEQKPAAGNDNLNASWQAERR, from the exons ATGGAGAGGAACCGGGAGGCTAGGAGAGGTTCCATGCCGGTCATGAACGGCGGTCTCCCCAGACGGAGGCAAAGGAGTAGCAGCTTGAGAGATTCTCCTG AGGAGGATGGGGCGATAGACATGCAGGAGACCGGGAGGTTGCGGGAAAGAGCGAGCAAGAAAGAACGGGACCGAGAAAGGTTGAGCCGGAACAAGAGGAGAAGAGGGGATCGGATGATGCACGGCAGTAATCGGGAGGAAGGAGCGGACACCTCTGACGGGAGCCTTGACGAGGACgatgatgaagaggaagaggaggctCCGAACGTCAGGCTTCCTCCGTCAGCTCCCTCGATGCCGGCTTCCTCTTCTTCGCTCCCACCGAGCAACCACCTCAGGAAGAGCTTTCCAGCAAAAGTTGTGCGCGCGCCGGCGGTCTGGAAGGCCGATGAAATGATCGGCGTTCCGATTCCCAGGAAAGCTCGCTCAG GGACCGCGAAAAGATCACATGACTGCTGGGCTTCTGGTGGAGGCAGCGGCGGAGGAGCAAGTGGAGAAGCGAGTCACCGGCAGCCGCCGCCGACCTCACCAGCGAGGCCACCGCATCCGTCGTCGGGTCCGATGTCTCCGTCGTCATCAAATGCATCTGTTCGGAAGAAGATT AAGCCGATCAGTGGGAGCAAGCCGCAAAGACCGCCGAAAACGGCGAAATCGTCATCGATCCAGGATCTCGAGATCGAGGTTGCAGAAGTTCTGTTTGGGATGAACCGGCAACCGCAACCGAAATCCGAAGGTCATAAGCTTGATTCCAAGGAGGCTAACGGGTCTGGTAACGATGCCAAGTCAAGGGTCTCATCGCCGATCTCAAACTCTCAGGCTACTGGATCCTCTCAGGCACCAGCTCCGACGTTGCCGAATTCGAGCTCAAACCCTGCGCCGATGGCGGTGACTG CTCCGAAGAGGAAGCGGCCGCGTCCTGTGAAATTCGAAGATGAGAGCTCAACGAGCCCCGTAAGCTCAACTGCCAACGCTAGTGTTCCGCCGGCTTCAGCGACGAAGCCGGATTCGCAGGTCGTGGTCAAAACTGAATCTTCATCTCCGAGAACCGAGAAAACCATGGCTTCTCCGATGAACGACAACGCTGGTGGTTTGCTTGACCATGGCCTTCCTCAGGTCGCACCCTCGGTAACGTCAGCTGATCGCCTGCAGGAGTCTTCAAAGCCGGACGCCGATTCGGTTGCAGACTCTGCTGGTCGGGACCGGATGGTGGTGACAGACGAAAACGTTCCTCTTGTAAAACAGCCAGCTTTGGATGTTAATCTTGACGATGTCCCGGAGAAAGA CGATCCGGTTACTGAGAATCGAAAGGAGGAAAAGTTCAGCATAGATCTGATG GCTCCTCCTCCTGGAAAATTATCACCGGAAAGGGATGGATTTCCAGATCTTTCGTCCGACTCCAAGCCTGTGGACTCGGAGATGAAGTTG AAAATGGAACTCTCCGGTAGACAAGAGGAGAAGAGGGAGGTGAAGCCGGAATCGACGGAAATGCTTCATGCGGGCAGGAAGGAGAGGACTCTTGATCTGCAGTTAGACCTTGACAAGCATGGTAAGGAAGTCGCAAGCTCTAGCAAGCAACAAGGTCAGAAGCAGCAGACGAAGCCTTCTGGGAAGTTGGAGGCCAAGCCTGACAGCAAGCCTG TGGCCAATGCCAATGCCAGTGGCTCGGTGCCCGTGCCATTGCAAGTTGGAACCTGGCCGAGTAATGTTCCTCCATTTGG ATACATGGGTCATGTGCCTCCCTTGCCAGCAGTTCTTCCGATTGATGGGAGTTCTGGCTCATCAAAGACCATGCAG GCTCCAAATTTCGCATCCGGACAATCCCGGCCAAGTCGATGTGTGACACATTGCTACATCGCCAAGAACATTTTTTATCACCAGCAAATTGCAAAGATGAATCCGTTCTGGCCTGCGGCAGCTGGCACAGTGCCTTTGTATGGTGCTAAACCTTATAACCTCAACGCAATTCCGCCATCAGAATCTACTTCCATCCCCGCCAACTCTCTGCAGGCGAATTTCCCAGGGAGAAACTCTGGTGCCTTGCCTGACAAGGGTTCCCATCCTTCCCGTGAGAAGAGCTCGACAGCAGCCAATACGCAAATTGACTCTGCCCAGAGAAAGCAGCATCCGATGCAGCAGTTGACCCCGCCTGCATCG CATGGTCCGGCCTTCATTTTCTCGTTGAACCAACAAGCTGCTGGAGCAGCTGCTTCTGTCATCAGATCTGCTGCTCCAAAATCTACACCTGGGATTGCCAGTGCGGCATCATCTTCAAGCACTGCAAACTTCGGGGTTGCAAATTCTGGATCTGGCGGACCAGCAGCTACTGTGAACTTTAATTATGCAATGCCAGTGAATGAAGCTCATTACCTTGCCATTCTTCAGAACAATGCCTACCCATTCCAAATTCCTGGTGCTGTTGGCACGCCCCCTTCCTACCGTGGTGGAGCTCCAGTCCAAGCGTTACCCTTCTTCAATGGGTCCTTCTACTCCTCTCAAATGCTTCATCCCTCCCAGCTCCAGCAACAACCACCGCCTCAGCAGGCCTCTCATACACAGCATGGACACCAGAATCAAAGCACATCCAGTGGTTCATCATCCTCACAGAAGCACCATCCTCAGCAACCGCAGCAGCGGGTGACAGCTGGAGCTGCAGCTCCTTCTACAGCAGGGTTGAGTACTCCAAGTCATCCTAGTTCCAAACCTAAGCAGCACCTTCTACCACATCAATCCCGTCACCTAGAGGGTGAGACTGGCTGTGAAGACAGCCCTTCTACTGCTGACAGCCGGACTTCACAAGCTGGTCAGAAGGCAGTGCCTGGGCAGAACTTCGCCATGCCTATTCATCCTCCAAATTTTGCTCTTATTTCACCTGCTGCTGCAGCATTAGGTGGCAGTGTGACTCACACTGATAAGCAGTCATCACAGCAACCACCCTTGAAAGTTGAGCTTAATCCGTCTCAAACTTTTGGGATGTCATTCACCTCTTTGGGCGGTAATGCAGTTGCTGCTGGTGCTCCTCCATGTCTGGATTTCTCTTCTTTGGCACAAAATCATGCCATCTTCCAAAGCCTACCTGAGGCTGCCAGGCATGGCTACCAGATCAATGCTGCGGCTGCAGTTGCTTCTGCCCAAGCTGCCCAACATCTGAAGAAATCACCGCAAATGCTAGAAGAGAGGAGAACTGGTGGGGAATCAACCAGTGCAATGGTTGGTGTGGAAGAGGATAGGAAGGCCCTGGCTACTTCCAAGGTTATGAATGTTCCACAGCAGTCACTCAGTTTCTCTCGACCAGATAACAATTCCTCAATGCCCTCCATTCTTGGCAACAGTGTCATTGACAATTCCCGGACACTGACCCTCATCTCTACTAATGTCAATGGTGGTGGAATTTCACATCGGGTATCGAATTCTGTTCTTTCATCTCCACCTGCCACTGGTGCTGGTGGTTCTCAGCCTTGTCAGCAGCAGCAGGCGTTCATAAATATTCAGAAACAACAGCAGCTACAGCACCATCTGGCTTCTCGCACCAAGTCTCTTTCATCCAGCAATAACACTGGCATATACTCAGAACGGATGCCTTCAGGATCAGCTGTGTCCAAATTCCCACCAGCCTTGGCGGGATTCCCTCAAGCTCTTATGCAAAGCAGTAGCGCTTCTCATTCCGCCCAATGGAAAGGCTCCACAAAATCAACTACAAATGCGGCTTCTTCCTCGCACCCTGCCCAATCTTCAGTGAAAACCAGTATTTCCCAGCAACAATCCCGGATTTCGCAGCAGTCTGTTACCCCTCAAGTTCATCAAACTCAGATATCTTTTGGGGTGAACTCCCCCAAAATGGCAGCGCCAGCTGGGCAGCAACTCACTGGAGGAAATAGTATGTCTTCTTTGTCATCTGCTCCCACTAGTATTATGGTTGGGTCACCTCAAAACTCCGCGGCTTCTAAAGGCAGTGCTGGTGGTAGCCCCAGAGCCTCTGCAAATGCGAAATCTGGACCACAAATGCCCACCACCAGTCTTCCCCTTGCCCAACAGGCCTCATCCAAGGGCTCTCCATCAAGTTCGAGCAGGAAGTCTTCTCCAGTGAGTAACAGGAATGTGCCTTCTATTCTTGGTCAACCTCATATCAGCTCTTCCCAAAGCTCGAGCACAAACAAACATCAACATCAGCCACCGCATCAGAAACAGCCCTACCCCCAACCTCAGCTCTTTTTCAACAACACCTACATGCCAACACAGTCTTCGCAGTCGAATGCATCAGCCGCtgccgctgctgctgctgctgcttcgGCAGCTGTGGCTGCTTCCTACTATCATAGACGACCGTCAGAACAGCAGCCTGTGCAGGGGCCAAACTTGGTTGCGTCTTCCACCGGAATGCTCTCACTCTGCCCATCTACATTGTCATTAATTGGCTCCCCGGTGACTGTAGATCCCACAAAGGCTGTGGCTGCTGCTACAAATATGAAGGGGCTGCAGCAAGCAGGGCTCTTGCAGCACCCTGGGGCTGCTTCATTCCCTTACATTCATGGCATGCCTTCAGTTTCCATCAAGCCTGCTGAACAGAAACCTGCTGCGG GTAATGATAATTTAAATGCCTCATGGCAGGCTGAGAGGAGATGA
- the LOC120249842 gene encoding protein TIME FOR COFFEE-like isoform X1, whose protein sequence is MERNREARRGSMPVMNGGLPRRRQRSSSLRDSPEEDGAIDMQETGRLRERASKKERDRERLSRNKRRRGDRMMHGSNREEGADTSDGSLDEDDDEEEEEAPNVRLPPSAPSMPASSSSLPPSNHLRKSFPAKVVRAPAVWKADEMIGVPIPRKARSGTAKRSHDCWASGGGSGGGASGEASHRQPPPTSPARPPHPSSGPMSPSSSNASVRKKIKPISGSKPQRPPKTAKSSSIQDLEIEVAEVLFGMNRQPQPKSEGHKLDSKEANGSGNDAKSRVSSPISNSQATGSSQAPAPTLPNSSSNPAPMAVTAPKRKRPRPVKFEDESSTSPVSSTANASVPPASATKPDSQVVVKTESSSPRTEKTMASPMNDNAGGLLDHGLPQVAPSVTSADRLQESSKPDADSVADSAGRDRMVVTDENVPLVKQPALDVNLDDVPEKDDPVTENRKEEKFSIDLMAPPPGKLSPERDGFPDLSSDSKPVDSEMKLKMELSGRQEEKREVKPESTEMLHAGRKERTLDLQLDLDKHGKEVASSSKQQGQKQQTKPSGKLEAKPDSKPVANANASGSVPVPLQVGTWPSNVPPFGYMGHVPPLPAVLPIDGSSGSSKTMQAPNFASGQSRPSRCVTHCYIAKNIFYHQQIAKMNPFWPAAAGTVPLYGAKPYNLNAIPPSESTSIPANSLQANFPGRNSGALPDKGSHPSREKSSTAANTQIDSAQRKQHPMQQLTPPASVNNLLHGPAFIFSLNQQAAGAAASVIRSAAPKSTPGIASAASSSSTANFGVANSGSGGPAATVNFNYAMPVNEAHYLAILQNNAYPFQIPGAVGTPPSYRGGAPVQALPFFNGSFYSSQMLHPSQLQQQPPPQQASHTQHGHQNQSTSSGSSSSQKHHPQQPQQRVTAGAAAPSTAGLSTPSHPSSKPKQHLLPHQSRHLEGETGCEDSPSTADSRTSQAGQKAVPGQNFAMPIHPPNFALISPAAAALGGSVTHTDKQSSQQPPLKVELNPSQTFGMSFTSLGGNAVAAGAPPCLDFSSLAQNHAIFQSLPEAARHGYQINAAAAVASAQAAQHLKKSPQMLEERRTGGESTSAMVGVEEDRKALATSKVMNVPQQSLSFSRPDNNSSMPSILGNSVIDNSRTLTLISTNVNGGGISHRVSNSVLSSPPATGAGGSQPCQQQQAFINIQKQQQLQHHLASRTKSLSSSNNTGIYSERMPSGSAVSKFPPALAGFPQALMQSSSASHSAQWKGSTKSTTNAASSSHPAQSSVKTSISQQQSRISQQSVTPQVHQTQISFGVNSPKMAAPAGQQLTGGNSMSSLSSAPTSIMVGSPQNSAASKGSAGGSPRASANAKSGPQMPTTSLPLAQQASSKGSPSSSSRKSSPVSNRNVPSILGQPHISSSQSSSTNKHQHQPPHQKQPYPQPQLFFNNTYMPTQSSQSNASAAAAAAAAASAAVAASYYHRRPSEQQPVQGPNLVASSTGMLSLCPSTLSLIGSPVTVDPTKAVAAATNMKGLQQAGLLQHPGAASFPYIHGMPSVSIKPAEQKPAAGNDNLNASWQAERR, encoded by the exons ATGGAGAGGAACCGGGAGGCTAGGAGAGGTTCCATGCCGGTCATGAACGGCGGTCTCCCCAGACGGAGGCAAAGGAGTAGCAGCTTGAGAGATTCTCCTG AGGAGGATGGGGCGATAGACATGCAGGAGACCGGGAGGTTGCGGGAAAGAGCGAGCAAGAAAGAACGGGACCGAGAAAGGTTGAGCCGGAACAAGAGGAGAAGAGGGGATCGGATGATGCACGGCAGTAATCGGGAGGAAGGAGCGGACACCTCTGACGGGAGCCTTGACGAGGACgatgatgaagaggaagaggaggctCCGAACGTCAGGCTTCCTCCGTCAGCTCCCTCGATGCCGGCTTCCTCTTCTTCGCTCCCACCGAGCAACCACCTCAGGAAGAGCTTTCCAGCAAAAGTTGTGCGCGCGCCGGCGGTCTGGAAGGCCGATGAAATGATCGGCGTTCCGATTCCCAGGAAAGCTCGCTCAG GGACCGCGAAAAGATCACATGACTGCTGGGCTTCTGGTGGAGGCAGCGGCGGAGGAGCAAGTGGAGAAGCGAGTCACCGGCAGCCGCCGCCGACCTCACCAGCGAGGCCACCGCATCCGTCGTCGGGTCCGATGTCTCCGTCGTCATCAAATGCATCTGTTCGGAAGAAGATT AAGCCGATCAGTGGGAGCAAGCCGCAAAGACCGCCGAAAACGGCGAAATCGTCATCGATCCAGGATCTCGAGATCGAGGTTGCAGAAGTTCTGTTTGGGATGAACCGGCAACCGCAACCGAAATCCGAAGGTCATAAGCTTGATTCCAAGGAGGCTAACGGGTCTGGTAACGATGCCAAGTCAAGGGTCTCATCGCCGATCTCAAACTCTCAGGCTACTGGATCCTCTCAGGCACCAGCTCCGACGTTGCCGAATTCGAGCTCAAACCCTGCGCCGATGGCGGTGACTG CTCCGAAGAGGAAGCGGCCGCGTCCTGTGAAATTCGAAGATGAGAGCTCAACGAGCCCCGTAAGCTCAACTGCCAACGCTAGTGTTCCGCCGGCTTCAGCGACGAAGCCGGATTCGCAGGTCGTGGTCAAAACTGAATCTTCATCTCCGAGAACCGAGAAAACCATGGCTTCTCCGATGAACGACAACGCTGGTGGTTTGCTTGACCATGGCCTTCCTCAGGTCGCACCCTCGGTAACGTCAGCTGATCGCCTGCAGGAGTCTTCAAAGCCGGACGCCGATTCGGTTGCAGACTCTGCTGGTCGGGACCGGATGGTGGTGACAGACGAAAACGTTCCTCTTGTAAAACAGCCAGCTTTGGATGTTAATCTTGACGATGTCCCGGAGAAAGA CGATCCGGTTACTGAGAATCGAAAGGAGGAAAAGTTCAGCATAGATCTGATG GCTCCTCCTCCTGGAAAATTATCACCGGAAAGGGATGGATTTCCAGATCTTTCGTCCGACTCCAAGCCTGTGGACTCGGAGATGAAGTTG AAAATGGAACTCTCCGGTAGACAAGAGGAGAAGAGGGAGGTGAAGCCGGAATCGACGGAAATGCTTCATGCGGGCAGGAAGGAGAGGACTCTTGATCTGCAGTTAGACCTTGACAAGCATGGTAAGGAAGTCGCAAGCTCTAGCAAGCAACAAGGTCAGAAGCAGCAGACGAAGCCTTCTGGGAAGTTGGAGGCCAAGCCTGACAGCAAGCCTG TGGCCAATGCCAATGCCAGTGGCTCGGTGCCCGTGCCATTGCAAGTTGGAACCTGGCCGAGTAATGTTCCTCCATTTGG ATACATGGGTCATGTGCCTCCCTTGCCAGCAGTTCTTCCGATTGATGGGAGTTCTGGCTCATCAAAGACCATGCAG GCTCCAAATTTCGCATCCGGACAATCCCGGCCAAGTCGATGTGTGACACATTGCTACATCGCCAAGAACATTTTTTATCACCAGCAAATTGCAAAGATGAATCCGTTCTGGCCTGCGGCAGCTGGCACAGTGCCTTTGTATGGTGCTAAACCTTATAACCTCAACGCAATTCCGCCATCAGAATCTACTTCCATCCCCGCCAACTCTCTGCAGGCGAATTTCCCAGGGAGAAACTCTGGTGCCTTGCCTGACAAGGGTTCCCATCCTTCCCGTGAGAAGAGCTCGACAGCAGCCAATACGCAAATTGACTCTGCCCAGAGAAAGCAGCATCCGATGCAGCAGTTGACCCCGCCTGCATCGGTAAATAATCTACTC CATGGTCCGGCCTTCATTTTCTCGTTGAACCAACAAGCTGCTGGAGCAGCTGCTTCTGTCATCAGATCTGCTGCTCCAAAATCTACACCTGGGATTGCCAGTGCGGCATCATCTTCAAGCACTGCAAACTTCGGGGTTGCAAATTCTGGATCTGGCGGACCAGCAGCTACTGTGAACTTTAATTATGCAATGCCAGTGAATGAAGCTCATTACCTTGCCATTCTTCAGAACAATGCCTACCCATTCCAAATTCCTGGTGCTGTTGGCACGCCCCCTTCCTACCGTGGTGGAGCTCCAGTCCAAGCGTTACCCTTCTTCAATGGGTCCTTCTACTCCTCTCAAATGCTTCATCCCTCCCAGCTCCAGCAACAACCACCGCCTCAGCAGGCCTCTCATACACAGCATGGACACCAGAATCAAAGCACATCCAGTGGTTCATCATCCTCACAGAAGCACCATCCTCAGCAACCGCAGCAGCGGGTGACAGCTGGAGCTGCAGCTCCTTCTACAGCAGGGTTGAGTACTCCAAGTCATCCTAGTTCCAAACCTAAGCAGCACCTTCTACCACATCAATCCCGTCACCTAGAGGGTGAGACTGGCTGTGAAGACAGCCCTTCTACTGCTGACAGCCGGACTTCACAAGCTGGTCAGAAGGCAGTGCCTGGGCAGAACTTCGCCATGCCTATTCATCCTCCAAATTTTGCTCTTATTTCACCTGCTGCTGCAGCATTAGGTGGCAGTGTGACTCACACTGATAAGCAGTCATCACAGCAACCACCCTTGAAAGTTGAGCTTAATCCGTCTCAAACTTTTGGGATGTCATTCACCTCTTTGGGCGGTAATGCAGTTGCTGCTGGTGCTCCTCCATGTCTGGATTTCTCTTCTTTGGCACAAAATCATGCCATCTTCCAAAGCCTACCTGAGGCTGCCAGGCATGGCTACCAGATCAATGCTGCGGCTGCAGTTGCTTCTGCCCAAGCTGCCCAACATCTGAAGAAATCACCGCAAATGCTAGAAGAGAGGAGAACTGGTGGGGAATCAACCAGTGCAATGGTTGGTGTGGAAGAGGATAGGAAGGCCCTGGCTACTTCCAAGGTTATGAATGTTCCACAGCAGTCACTCAGTTTCTCTCGACCAGATAACAATTCCTCAATGCCCTCCATTCTTGGCAACAGTGTCATTGACAATTCCCGGACACTGACCCTCATCTCTACTAATGTCAATGGTGGTGGAATTTCACATCGGGTATCGAATTCTGTTCTTTCATCTCCACCTGCCACTGGTGCTGGTGGTTCTCAGCCTTGTCAGCAGCAGCAGGCGTTCATAAATATTCAGAAACAACAGCAGCTACAGCACCATCTGGCTTCTCGCACCAAGTCTCTTTCATCCAGCAATAACACTGGCATATACTCAGAACGGATGCCTTCAGGATCAGCTGTGTCCAAATTCCCACCAGCCTTGGCGGGATTCCCTCAAGCTCTTATGCAAAGCAGTAGCGCTTCTCATTCCGCCCAATGGAAAGGCTCCACAAAATCAACTACAAATGCGGCTTCTTCCTCGCACCCTGCCCAATCTTCAGTGAAAACCAGTATTTCCCAGCAACAATCCCGGATTTCGCAGCAGTCTGTTACCCCTCAAGTTCATCAAACTCAGATATCTTTTGGGGTGAACTCCCCCAAAATGGCAGCGCCAGCTGGGCAGCAACTCACTGGAGGAAATAGTATGTCTTCTTTGTCATCTGCTCCCACTAGTATTATGGTTGGGTCACCTCAAAACTCCGCGGCTTCTAAAGGCAGTGCTGGTGGTAGCCCCAGAGCCTCTGCAAATGCGAAATCTGGACCACAAATGCCCACCACCAGTCTTCCCCTTGCCCAACAGGCCTCATCCAAGGGCTCTCCATCAAGTTCGAGCAGGAAGTCTTCTCCAGTGAGTAACAGGAATGTGCCTTCTATTCTTGGTCAACCTCATATCAGCTCTTCCCAAAGCTCGAGCACAAACAAACATCAACATCAGCCACCGCATCAGAAACAGCCCTACCCCCAACCTCAGCTCTTTTTCAACAACACCTACATGCCAACACAGTCTTCGCAGTCGAATGCATCAGCCGCtgccgctgctgctgctgctgcttcgGCAGCTGTGGCTGCTTCCTACTATCATAGACGACCGTCAGAACAGCAGCCTGTGCAGGGGCCAAACTTGGTTGCGTCTTCCACCGGAATGCTCTCACTCTGCCCATCTACATTGTCATTAATTGGCTCCCCGGTGACTGTAGATCCCACAAAGGCTGTGGCTGCTGCTACAAATATGAAGGGGCTGCAGCAAGCAGGGCTCTTGCAGCACCCTGGGGCTGCTTCATTCCCTTACATTCATGGCATGCCTTCAGTTTCCATCAAGCCTGCTGAACAGAAACCTGCTGCGG GTAATGATAATTTAAATGCCTCATGGCAGGCTGAGAGGAGATGA